A single Tenacibaculum sp. Bg11-29 DNA region contains:
- a CDS encoding transposase has product MLHQYPPLTYFQPFSFISAATIVDETLGFESMVNAKQLSSYAGYDIILRESGNFKGKTRISKRGNSHIRATLHMPSMTCVRCNPTLKKFYNRLKPRKAKPLVALVAVQRKLLILIFTLWKNEENYDTEFENKKQQKA; this is encoded by the coding sequence ATGTTACACCAATATCCACCTCTAACTTATTTCCAACCTTTCTCTTTTATCTCAGCAGCAACGATTGTTGACGAGACTTTGGGTTTTGAATCAATGGTTAATGCAAAACAGTTGTCGAGTTATGCAGGCTATGATATTATATTAAGGGAGTCTGGTAATTTTAAAGGAAAAACAAGAATCAGTAAAAGGGGAAATAGTCATATCAGAGCTACTTTACATATGCCTTCAATGACCTGTGTTCGCTGTAATCCTACTTTAAAAAAATTTTACAATAGATTAAAACCAAGGAAAGCGAAACCATTGGTAGCTTTAGTAGCTGTACAGCGAAAACTTTTAATATTAATATTTACCTTATGGAAGAATGAAGAAAATTATGATACTGAATTTGAAAATAAAAAGCAGCAAAAAGCATAA
- a CDS encoding TonB-dependent receptor, with protein sequence MKKIKFLIAFLTVFQTIYSQEESIKQDTLETHNFLKEIIIISKKRKDVDNKKYIKPLSSLDQFLEESSKINMIKRGNYAWEPTINNMISDRISVTIDGMQIFGACTDKMDPITSYVDISNLEKVAIFSGQHGNENGQTIGGAIDLKLDKNNFTSVGSKLVTGFDLGYESNSNTKIIGIEANYNDKKLFLNTDFIKRTAGNYFDGNNNEVLFSQYNKYNFSAITGYKLSSTKKIGATLIYDEATDVGYPALPMDVSLAKAIIGSINYEYSNEKKFINDLETKIYANAITHIMDDTKRPNVAIHMDMPGWSDTYGFYTKIKAKKNNHSFLANFNGYYNKSLAEMTMYPPNSTEKLMFMLTWPDVRTLYSGIYLEDKIFINKTTSAQFSARIGFQNNNIASDFGLGSLQIFYPNLKASKNRFLPSISAQITHKKESFTYTSSIGYGERAPSVSEGYGNFLFNSFDNFDYIGNPNLKNEKSLEFNAKIAYNKNKFKFIFDNSLFYISDYIIGKINTNYTPMVIGADGVKVYSSLDNILQFNTSLNTTYKFNSNFTLNGSVGYNYGKEINGENLPLISPISYKANLVYTKGFFNSKIEVVGAGTQNNFSKIYGEDKTKEYTIMNLDAGYKFYINNDNIILKTGVENVFNTYYSTYSDWKNIPRMGRNIFVNLSYILK encoded by the coding sequence ATGAAAAAAATTAAATTCCTTATAGCTTTCTTAACTGTATTTCAAACGATTTATTCTCAAGAAGAAAGCATTAAACAAGATACTTTAGAAACTCATAATTTTTTAAAAGAAATTATTATTATAAGTAAAAAAAGAAAAGATGTTGATAATAAAAAGTACATAAAACCATTATCTTCCTTAGATCAATTTTTAGAAGAATCTTCTAAAATTAATATGATTAAAAGAGGTAATTATGCATGGGAACCAACAATTAATAACATGATTTCTGATAGAATTAGTGTTACTATAGATGGAATGCAAATTTTTGGCGCTTGTACTGATAAAATGGATCCTATTACTTCTTATGTAGATATTTCAAATTTAGAAAAAGTTGCCATTTTTTCTGGACAACATGGAAATGAAAACGGGCAAACCATTGGTGGTGCTATTGATTTAAAATTAGATAAAAATAATTTTACATCTGTTGGTAGTAAATTAGTTACCGGATTTGATCTTGGTTATGAAAGTAATTCGAACACAAAAATTATTGGTATAGAAGCAAATTACAACGATAAAAAATTATTTTTAAATACCGATTTTATAAAAAGAACTGCTGGAAATTATTTTGATGGAAATAATAATGAAGTACTATTTTCTCAATACAATAAATATAATTTTTCAGCAATAACTGGTTATAAATTATCATCCACTAAAAAAATTGGAGCAACACTTATTTATGATGAGGCTACTGATGTTGGATATCCTGCTTTACCAATGGATGTTTCTTTAGCCAAGGCTATTATTGGTTCTATAAATTATGAGTATTCTAATGAAAAAAAGTTTATTAATGATTTAGAAACTAAAATTTATGCAAATGCTATTACTCATATAATGGATGATACTAAAAGACCAAATGTTGCTATTCATATGGATATGCCTGGTTGGAGTGATACTTATGGGTTTTACACTAAAATTAAAGCTAAAAAAAATAACCATTCTTTTTTAGCTAACTTTAATGGTTATTATAATAAATCGTTGGCAGAAATGACAATGTATCCTCCTAACAGTACAGAAAAATTAATGTTTATGCTTACTTGGCCAGACGTAAGAACTTTGTATTCTGGAATCTATTTAGAAGACAAAATTTTTATAAATAAAACTACTTCAGCTCAATTTAGTGCAAGAATAGGTTTTCAGAATAATAATATAGCAAGTGATTTTGGTTTAGGAAGTTTACAAATTTTTTATCCAAATTTAAAAGCTTCAAAAAATAGGTTTTTACCAAGTATTTCTGCTCAAATAACACATAAAAAGGAGTCATTTACTTATACTTCTTCTATTGGTTATGGCGAAAGAGCACCTTCAGTAAGTGAAGGTTATGGTAATTTTTTATTTAATAGTTTCGATAATTTTGATTACATCGGAAACCCAAATTTAAAAAATGAGAAGTCATTAGAATTCAATGCTAAAATAGCCTATAATAAAAATAAATTTAAATTTATTTTTGATAACTCTCTATTTTATATTTCAGATTATATTATTGGTAAAATAAATACTAATTATACACCAATGGTTATTGGTGCAGATGGTGTTAAAGTTTACAGTTCATTAGATAATATACTACAATTTAATACTTCTTTAAATACTACTTATAAGTTTAATTCAAACTTTACTTTAAACGGATCTGTTGGTTATAATTATGGTAAAGAAATTAATGGTGAAAATTTACCATTAATTTCTCCTATTTCGTACAAAGCAAACCTCGTTTACACAAAAGGGTTCTTTAATTCTAAAATTGAAGTAGTTGGAGCAGGAACGCAAAATAATTTTTCTAAAATTTATGGTGAAGATAAAACGAAGGAATACACAATTATGAACCTAGATGCTGGATATAAGTTTTATATAAACAACGATAATATTATTTTAAAAACTGGAGTAGAAAATGTTTTTAATACCTATTATTCAACCTATTCTGATTGGAAAAATATCCCTAGAATGGGACGAAATATTTTTGTTAATTTGTCGTACATTTTAAAATAG
- a CDS encoding pseudouridine synthase — protein sequence MENHKHFIIHKPYGFLSQFINNQTKRKKKLLGELYSFPEGTMAIGRLDVTSEGLLLLTTDGKVSAQVRSKKVEKEYYVQVDGVITQEAVEKLKEGVEIGFDGKKYMTLPGKSFLIEDPKFPLQNQKIRDDRHGPTSWVSIIIREGKFRQVRKMTAAVGFPTLRLVRVRIGDILLNNMKPGEVIEVGELV from the coding sequence ATGGAAAATCACAAACACTTTATAATTCATAAGCCTTATGGTTTTTTATCTCAGTTTATTAACAATCAAACTAAGAGAAAGAAAAAATTATTAGGTGAATTATATAGTTTTCCTGAGGGAACAATGGCTATAGGTCGTTTAGATGTTACTTCTGAAGGATTATTGTTATTAACAACTGATGGTAAGGTAAGCGCGCAAGTGCGTAGTAAAAAAGTAGAAAAAGAATACTACGTACAAGTAGATGGTGTTATTACTCAAGAAGCTGTAGAAAAACTAAAAGAAGGTGTAGAAATTGGGTTTGATGGTAAAAAATATATGACTTTACCAGGGAAATCTTTTTTAATAGAAGATCCTAAATTTCCGTTACAAAACCAAAAAATTCGTGATGATCGTCATGGACCAACAAGTTGGGTTTCAATAATTATTAGAGAAGGAAAATTTAGACAGGTTCGCAAAATGACTGCTGCTGTTGGTTTTCCTACACTTCGCTTAGTTAGAGTTCGTATTGGTGATATTCTTTTAAATAATATGAAACCTGGAGAAGTTATTGAGGTTGGAGAATTGGTCTAA
- a CDS encoding TetR/AcrR family transcriptional regulator gives MARLKEFDEIEILDKAMNLFWHKGYVATSAQDLVKELGISRSSLYDTFDDKKTLYIKSLKRYTQTQSTDLIDFLNSGNDFKFVINLVFNKIIKQSLEDSKKKGCFIVNSSIEFSCNSSEISNIINENNDKIKEAITELIKRSQDNGRLSIEIEAQKMSSFVYNNILGFRVMLRSGANKDELQDIVSLILKSY, from the coding sequence ATGGCTAGGTTAAAAGAATTTGATGAAATAGAGATCTTAGATAAAGCAATGAATCTTTTTTGGCATAAAGGTTATGTAGCTACTTCTGCTCAAGATTTAGTTAAAGAACTAGGAATAAGTAGATCTAGTTTATATGATACCTTTGATGACAAAAAAACACTCTACATCAAATCTCTAAAACGATATACACAAACACAAAGCACGGATTTAATCGATTTTTTGAATTCTGGAAATGATTTTAAATTCGTAATAAATTTAGTGTTTAATAAAATAATAAAACAAAGTTTAGAAGATTCAAAAAAAAAAGGCTGCTTTATTGTAAATTCTTCTATTGAATTTTCTTGTAATAGTTCTGAAATTTCAAATATTATCAATGAAAATAATGATAAAATTAAAGAAGCTATTACAGAACTAATTAAAAGATCTCAAGATAATGGACGTTTATCGATAGAGATAGAAGCTCAAAAAATGTCTAGTTTTGTTTATAACAATATTTTAGGTTTTAGAGTAATGTTGAGATCTGGAGCAAACAAAGATGAATTACAAGATATTGTTTCTTTAATTTTAAAATCATATTGA
- the recA gene encoding recombinase RecA → MAADKEKEAKLKALQLTLDKLDKTYGKGAVMKLGDSKVEDIEAISSGSLGLDLALGVGGYPRGRVIEIYGPESSGKTTLTLHAIAEAQKAGGIAAFIDAEHAFDRFYAENLGIDTDNLIISQPDHGEQALEIADNLIRSGAVDIVVIDSVAALTPKSEIEGEMGDSKMGLHARLMSQALRKLTGTISKTKCTVIFINQLREKIGVMFGNPETTTGGNALKFYASVRLDIRRRTQIKDGDRVIGNSTKVKVVKNKVAPPFQIAEFDIMYGKGISKVGEILDIGVEYGIIKKSGSWFSYGDTKLGQGRDAVKSLIKDNPELAEELEGKIKAAIEEQE, encoded by the coding sequence ATGGCAGCAGATAAAGAAAAAGAAGCGAAATTAAAAGCGCTTCAACTTACTCTAGATAAGTTAGATAAAACTTACGGAAAAGGAGCAGTAATGAAGTTAGGAGATAGTAAAGTTGAAGATATTGAAGCTATTTCATCAGGATCTTTAGGGTTAGATTTAGCTTTAGGAGTAGGTGGATATCCTCGTGGAAGAGTTATTGAAATTTATGGACCAGAATCATCAGGTAAAACAACTTTAACATTACACGCTATTGCCGAAGCTCAAAAAGCAGGTGGTATTGCAGCTTTTATTGATGCAGAACACGCTTTTGACCGTTTTTATGCAGAAAACTTAGGAATAGATACAGATAATTTAATTATTTCTCAACCAGATCATGGTGAGCAAGCATTAGAAATTGCTGATAATTTAATCCGTTCAGGCGCGGTAGATATTGTTGTAATTGATTCAGTTGCAGCGTTAACACCAAAATCTGAGATTGAAGGAGAAATGGGAGATTCTAAAATGGGATTACATGCCCGTTTAATGTCTCAAGCATTACGTAAATTAACAGGTACTATTAGTAAAACAAAATGTACAGTTATTTTTATTAACCAGTTACGTGAAAAAATTGGAGTTATGTTTGGTAACCCAGAAACTACAACTGGTGGTAATGCATTAAAATTTTATGCATCTGTTCGTTTAGATATTCGTCGTAGAACACAAATTAAAGATGGTGATAGAGTTATTGGTAACAGTACTAAAGTTAAAGTAGTAAAAAATAAAGTCGCACCTCCTTTTCAAATTGCAGAATTTGATATTATGTATGGAAAAGGAATCTCTAAAGTTGGTGAAATTTTAGATATTGGTGTTGAATACGGAATTATAAAGAAAAGTGGTTCATGGTTTAGTTATGGAGATACTAAATTAGGTCAGGGTAGAGATGCTGTTAAAAGCTTAATTAAAGATAATCCAGAATTAGCAGAAGAATTAGAAGGTAAAATTAAAGCTGCTATTGAAGAGCAAGAGTAA
- a CDS encoding aldose 1-epimerase has protein sequence MSATILLKTIHSSATINKGEVISFIANNEEVIHSKNAPGWNASDIEMFPVIGPTKFNNYSIDTKNGIGKQDQHGLLRELTYKLISSDTTTVIFEKKYVKNTLVKNTKFPEKSTQENLYWPYDFVFRKIISLKNSSLKIDFEINSEKGMPYMLGYHPSFKLSGSGTEIVKTKEKEITLNDILNVGSAAYKVLNSDEILLIKNDSSNIKITTKNFNNFMLWTEVNNMVCLEPITQYPLLETQNYSEKNMRISSGKELFSCKIELL, from the coding sequence ATGAGTGCTACTATTCTTTTAAAAACGATACATAGTTCGGCAACTATTAATAAGGGAGAAGTTATTAGTTTTATTGCTAATAATGAAGAGGTTATACATTCTAAAAATGCACCTGGTTGGAACGCTTCAGATATAGAAATGTTTCCTGTTATTGGACCTACTAAGTTTAATAATTATAGTATTGATACCAAAAATGGTATTGGCAAACAAGACCAACACGGTTTATTACGAGAACTTACTTACAAACTTATTTCTAGTGATACCACCACTGTTATTTTTGAAAAAAAATATGTAAAAAATACCCTTGTAAAAAACACTAAGTTCCCTGAAAAATCTACTCAAGAAAATTTATATTGGCCTTATGATTTTGTTTTTAGAAAAATTATTTCTCTTAAAAATTCATCTTTAAAAATTGATTTTGAAATTAATAGTGAAAAAGGAATGCCTTATATGTTAGGATATCATCCTAGTTTTAAACTTTCAGGTTCAGGAACCGAAATTGTAAAAACTAAAGAAAAAGAAATTACTTTAAATGATATTCTAAATGTAGGTTCAGCTGCATATAAAGTTTTAAATTCCGATGAAATTCTTCTGATTAAAAATGATTCATCAAATATAAAAATTACAACTAAAAATTTTAATAATTTTATGTTGTGGACAGAAGTTAATAATATGGTTTGTTTAGAACCTATAACTCAATATCCTTTGTTAGAAACTCAAAATTATTCAGAGAAAAACATGAGAATAAGTTCAGGTAAAGAATTATTTTCTTGTAAGATTGAACTACTTTAA